A part of Acaryochloris thomasi RCC1774 genomic DNA contains:
- a CDS encoding GDSL-type esterase/lipase family protein encodes NDTLTGGAGDDTLTGGAGDDTLTGGSGDDTVIVNNFSGLDSFDGGAGQDTIRFEPSDGRNLTIFVEQGGVGDGRRGGQSFQNFEQIITGNGNDNLIGDANDNSLSAGAGNDTLTGNAGDDALTGGSGEDLLVGGEGDDTLNGGGGIDTTDYSEAVSSVNVDLTAGTTTITSPIRLMPLGDSITEGLETDPDGGYRIPLWNSFVSDGFDIDFVGSLQTGPPTIDVDHEGHRGFRIDEIADSVDDWLSTAQPDTILLMIGTNDILGNFDLENAPDRLSSLIDQITAQAPDADLFVSSIAPGERAVDDTQQTIDFNAAIQPIIEAKGGNVTFVDINSQLSLSDLIDEIHPNAVGYEKIADAWYEAIADEISSNNIIEQDTLNSIENVIGSTFRDTLTGNNGANLLTGGEGSDVLTGNGGGDSFVYTALSEGGDTITDFGSDDFFQISAAAFGGGLTSGVALSTIASAAGSFVSGTSPSPLGSSANFLYDTSDPNQGVLRFDSDGTGSSSSSILATLTGAPGLTADQFILV; translated from the coding sequence CCATCAGATTTGAACCCAGTGATGGACGCAACCTCACAATCTTTGTAGAACAAGGGGGCGTTGGAGATGGCCGGAGAGGGGGACAATCGTTTCAGAATTTTGAGCAAATTATCACAGGGAACGGCAACGACAACCTCATTGGTGATGCAAATGACAATAGCCTGAGCGCGGGTGCTGGGAACGATACACTCACAGGCAATGCAGGTGATGACGCACTCACAGGCGGTTCTGGTGAGGATCTACTAGTCGGCGGTGAGGGTGATGACACGTTGAATGGTGGGGGCGGAATTGACACTACCGACTACTCTGAGGCAGTCAGTAGTGTCAACGTTGATCTCACGGCTGGTACGACAACGATTACGTCCCCGATTAGATTAATGCCCTTGGGTGACTCAATTACAGAAGGGCTTGAGACCGATCCTGATGGAGGCTATCGTATTCCACTGTGGAATTCCTTTGTCTCAGACGGTTTTGACATTGACTTTGTGGGTTCTCTGCAAACAGGTCCCCCGACGATTGACGTTGATCATGAGGGTCACCGTGGTTTTAGGATTGATGAAATCGCGGATTCCGTTGATGATTGGCTCAGTACTGCTCAACCCGACACCATCCTATTGATGATCGGCACCAATGATATTCTTGGAAATTTTGACCTTGAGAATGCACCTGATCGGCTGAGTAGCTTAATCGATCAAATTACCGCTCAGGCACCAGATGCTGATCTATTTGTATCCTCCATCGCGCCAGGAGAACGGGCTGTTGACGATACTCAACAGACGATAGATTTCAACGCTGCTATTCAGCCGATTATTGAAGCCAAGGGAGGAAACGTCACTTTTGTTGATATCAATAGTCAACTATCTCTCAGTGACTTAATCGATGAGATTCATCCCAATGCAGTGGGTTACGAGAAGATTGCTGATGCTTGGTACGAGGCGATTGCTGATGAAATCTCTTCAAACAATATTATTGAGCAAGACACGCTGAACAGCATAGAGAATGTCATTGGGTCTACCTTCCGTGATACGTTAACCGGGAACAATGGTGCGAACCTGCTAACGGGTGGTGAGGGAAGTGACGTACTCACGGGGAATGGAGGCGGCGATAGTTTTGTCTACACGGCCCTCTCTGAGGGGGGTGATACGATTACTGACTTTGGCAGTGATGATTTCTTCCAAATTTCAGCCGCTGCTTTTGGGGGCGGACTAACCAGTGGGGTAGCCCTTAGTACGATAGCTTCAGCTGCCGGAAGCTTTGTAAGCGGGACCTCTCCTAGTCCTCTTGGGAGTAGTGCAAACTTCCTGTATGACACGAGCGACCCCAATCAAGGTGTTCTTCGCTTCGATTCAGATGGAACTGGCTCGTCGAGTTCGTCGATCTTGGCAACTCTTACGGGCGCGCCAGGTCTTACGGCCGATCAGTTTATTCTTGTATGA